A window from Peromyscus eremicus chromosome 1, PerEre_H2_v1, whole genome shotgun sequence encodes these proteins:
- the Noc3l gene encoding nucleolar complex protein 3 homolog isoform X2, whose product MKARRNKKQVPSFRKLIKTSKVKLENKLKNKQFKQQSTIKKYRKEQRKLRQAVKDAVSKKPIPLEDPKSKRPVKRMEREEEEEEEALPLDMMDEDDLQLMKDLGQKASFLTRDLSSSEPVHIKKRKHESVIDKYEKMPRTLQTAPEKELIHLLPIKDKSGIIPQTREKPVPDIQQEEEDEEELQVEEEVIENPSQELTLEEHLIERKKKLQEKKIQIAALASAVLSDPESNIKKLKELRSMLMEQDPDVAVTVRKLVIISLMELFKDITPSYKIRPLTEAEKSTKIRKETQKLREFEEGLVSQYKFYLENLEQMVKDWKQRKLKKSNVVSLKAYKGLAEVAVKSLCELLVALPHFNFHNNIIVLIVPLMNDGSKLISEMCCEAVKKLFKQDKLGQASLGVIKVISGFVKGRNYEVRPEMLKTFLCLRIKEVEVKKDTEDINKPKKFMTFKEKRKTLSRMQRKWKKAEEKLERELREAEASESTERKLKLHTETLNIVFVTYFRILKKAQRSPLLPAVLEGLAKFAHLINVEFFDDLLVVLHTLIESGDLSYQESLHCVQTAFHILSGQGDVLNIDPMKFYTHLYKTLFKLHAGATNDGIEIVLHCLDVMLSKRRKQVSHQRALAFIKRLCTLALQVLPNASIGLLATTRILMHTFPRTDLLLDNESQGSGVFLPELEEPEYCNAQNTALWELHTLRRHYHPVVKRFATHLLAGAPSEGSEALKPELSRRSAVELFETYSMAAMTFNPPVESSNSKKKDKFLQGDSFLNEDLNQLIKRYCSEVATEIPLDFTKCLKTSLQ is encoded by the exons ATGAAGGCG agaagaaataaaaagcaggTCCCAAGCTTTCGCAAGTTGATCAAAACCAGTAAAGTGAAActtgaaaacaaactaaaaaacaagCAATTTAAACAACAAAGTACTATCAAGAAGTACCGAAAGGAGCAGAGGAAACTAAGGCAAGCTGTAAAAGATGCTGTGTCTAAAAAACCCATCCCATTGGAGGACCCAAAGAGCAAACGACCAG TTAAAaggatggagagggaagaggaggaggaagaagaagcccTTCCTTTAGATATGATGGATGAGGATGACTTACAGCTGATGAAAGATTTAGGACAAAAAGCATCTTTTCTCACAAGAGATCTTTCTTCTAG TGAGCCAGTTCATATCAAGAAACGAAAGCATGAGAGTGTGatagataaatatgaaaaaatgcCAAGAACTCTGCAAACTGCACCAGAGAAGGAGTTGATTCATTTGCTTCCTATCAAGGATAAAAGTGGTATAATCCCACAGACTAGGGAGAAGCCAG TCCCGGACATCCAGCAAGaagaagaggatgaagaagagCTACAAGTTGAGGAAG AGGTTATTGAAAATCCCAGTCAAGAGCTCACATTAGAAGAACACTTAattgagagaaagaagaaactacaggaaaagaaaatacagattgCAGCCTTGGCATCTGCTGTACTATCAGATCCAGAGAGTAAT ATTAAAAAACTGAAAGAGTTGCGTTCCATGCTGATGGAACAGGACCCTGATGTGGCTGTCACTGTCCGGAAGTTGGTGATCATTTCGCTGATGGAGCTATTTAAGGACATCACTCCCTCATATAAAATTCGGCCCCTAACTGAAGCAGAAAAATCTACTAAG ATTCGTAAAGAAACCCAGAAGTTAAGAGAATTTGAAGAAGGCCTGGTTAGCCAATACAAGTTTTATTTGGAAAATCTGGAACAAATGGTTAAAG ACTGGAAGCAAAGGAAGCTGAAGAAGAGCAACGTGGTGTCCTTGAAGGCCTACAAAGGGCTGGCTGAGGTGGCTGTGAAGAGCCTGTGTGAGCTGTTGGTGGCCCTGCCCCATTTTAACTTCCACAACAACATCATTGTACTCATTGTCCCTTTGATGAACGATGGGTCCAAATTG ATATCTGAAATGTGTTGTGAAGCAGTAAAGAAACTCTTTAAACAAGATAAATTAGGCCAAGCTTCTCTTGGTGTAATTAAAGTGATTTCTGGTTTTGTAAAGGGCAGAAATTATGAAGTTAGGCCGGAG atgttaaaaacatttttatgctTGCGAATCAAGGAAGTAGAAGTGAAAAAAGATACAGAGGACAttaacaagccaaagaaattcaTGACTttcaaggaaaagagaaaaactcTATCAAGAATGCAAAGAAAg TGgaagaaagcagaggagaaactggagcgGGAACTTCGGGAGGCTGAAGCTTCGGAGAGCACGGAGAGAAAGCTGAAGTTG CACACAGAAACTCTGAATATTGTGTTTGTGACCTACTTCAGAATATTGAAGAAGGCCCAGAGGTCACCTCTTCTGCCAGCGGTTCTAGAAGGTCTTGCCAA GTTTGCACATCTTATAAATGTGGAGTTTTTTGATGATTTGTTAGTGGTTCTTCATACCCTCATTGAGTCTGGT gacctAAGTTATCAAGAAAGTCTTCATTGTGTTCAAACtgcttttcatattctttctggACAAG GTGATGTTCTAAATATTGACCCGATGAAATTCTATACACATCTCTACAAAACACTGTTTAAATTGCACGCAG GTGCTACCAACGATGGTATTGAGATTGTACTCCACTGCCTTGATGTCATGCTAAGCAAGCGCAGAAAGCAGGTTTCTCATCAGCGAGCTCTTGCCTTCATCAAGCGCCTTTGTACGCTTGCTCTGCAGGTTCTTCCAAATGCAAGCATTGGCCTTTTAGCAACTACCAGAATATTGATGCAT ACTTTTCCCAGAACAGATCTGTTGCTTGATAATGAGTCTCAGGGCagtggagttttcctgcctgagcTGGAGGAGCCAGAGTACTGCAATGCCCAGAACACGGCGCTGTGGGAGCTGCACACACTGCGG agACATTACCATCCTGTAGTGAAAAGATTTGCAACTCACCTACTTGCTGGGGCACCATCTGAAGGTTCTGAGGCCCTCAAGCCTGAGCTGAGCCGAAG atcTGCAGTTGAACTTTTTGAGACTTATAGTATGGCAGCAATGACATTCAACCCTCCTGTTGAATCTTCAAACTCCAAAAAGAAG GATAAATTTTTACAAGGGGACTCATTTTTGAATGAAGATTTAAATCAACTAATCAAAAGATACTGCAGTGAAGTTGCTACTGAGATACCACTGGATTTCACAAAATGTTTGAAAACATCTTTACAGTAG
- the Noc3l gene encoding nucleolar complex protein 3 homolog isoform X1: protein MKARRNKKQVPSFRKLIKTSKVKLENKLKNKQFKQQSTIKKYRKEQRKLRQAVKDAVSKKPIPLEDPKSKRPVKRMEREEEEEEEALPLDMMDEDDLQLMKDLGQKASFLTRDLSSSEPVHIKKRKHESVIDKYEKMPRTLQTAPEKELIHLLPIKDKSGIIPQTREKPVVPDIQQEEEDEEELQVEEEVIENPSQELTLEEHLIERKKKLQEKKIQIAALASAVLSDPESNIKKLKELRSMLMEQDPDVAVTVRKLVIISLMELFKDITPSYKIRPLTEAEKSTKIRKETQKLREFEEGLVSQYKFYLENLEQMVKDWKQRKLKKSNVVSLKAYKGLAEVAVKSLCELLVALPHFNFHNNIIVLIVPLMNDGSKLISEMCCEAVKKLFKQDKLGQASLGVIKVISGFVKGRNYEVRPEMLKTFLCLRIKEVEVKKDTEDINKPKKFMTFKEKRKTLSRMQRKWKKAEEKLERELREAEASESTERKLKLHTETLNIVFVTYFRILKKAQRSPLLPAVLEGLAKFAHLINVEFFDDLLVVLHTLIESGDLSYQESLHCVQTAFHILSGQGDVLNIDPMKFYTHLYKTLFKLHAGATNDGIEIVLHCLDVMLSKRRKQVSHQRALAFIKRLCTLALQVLPNASIGLLATTRILMHTFPRTDLLLDNESQGSGVFLPELEEPEYCNAQNTALWELHTLRRHYHPVVKRFATHLLAGAPSEGSEALKPELSRRSAVELFETYSMAAMTFNPPVESSNSKKKDKFLQGDSFLNEDLNQLIKRYCSEVATEIPLDFTKCLKTSLQ from the exons ATGAAGGCG agaagaaataaaaagcaggTCCCAAGCTTTCGCAAGTTGATCAAAACCAGTAAAGTGAAActtgaaaacaaactaaaaaacaagCAATTTAAACAACAAAGTACTATCAAGAAGTACCGAAAGGAGCAGAGGAAACTAAGGCAAGCTGTAAAAGATGCTGTGTCTAAAAAACCCATCCCATTGGAGGACCCAAAGAGCAAACGACCAG TTAAAaggatggagagggaagaggaggaggaagaagaagcccTTCCTTTAGATATGATGGATGAGGATGACTTACAGCTGATGAAAGATTTAGGACAAAAAGCATCTTTTCTCACAAGAGATCTTTCTTCTAG TGAGCCAGTTCATATCAAGAAACGAAAGCATGAGAGTGTGatagataaatatgaaaaaatgcCAAGAACTCTGCAAACTGCACCAGAGAAGGAGTTGATTCATTTGCTTCCTATCAAGGATAAAAGTGGTATAATCCCACAGACTAGGGAGAAGCCAG TAGTCCCGGACATCCAGCAAGaagaagaggatgaagaagagCTACAAGTTGAGGAAG AGGTTATTGAAAATCCCAGTCAAGAGCTCACATTAGAAGAACACTTAattgagagaaagaagaaactacaggaaaagaaaatacagattgCAGCCTTGGCATCTGCTGTACTATCAGATCCAGAGAGTAAT ATTAAAAAACTGAAAGAGTTGCGTTCCATGCTGATGGAACAGGACCCTGATGTGGCTGTCACTGTCCGGAAGTTGGTGATCATTTCGCTGATGGAGCTATTTAAGGACATCACTCCCTCATATAAAATTCGGCCCCTAACTGAAGCAGAAAAATCTACTAAG ATTCGTAAAGAAACCCAGAAGTTAAGAGAATTTGAAGAAGGCCTGGTTAGCCAATACAAGTTTTATTTGGAAAATCTGGAACAAATGGTTAAAG ACTGGAAGCAAAGGAAGCTGAAGAAGAGCAACGTGGTGTCCTTGAAGGCCTACAAAGGGCTGGCTGAGGTGGCTGTGAAGAGCCTGTGTGAGCTGTTGGTGGCCCTGCCCCATTTTAACTTCCACAACAACATCATTGTACTCATTGTCCCTTTGATGAACGATGGGTCCAAATTG ATATCTGAAATGTGTTGTGAAGCAGTAAAGAAACTCTTTAAACAAGATAAATTAGGCCAAGCTTCTCTTGGTGTAATTAAAGTGATTTCTGGTTTTGTAAAGGGCAGAAATTATGAAGTTAGGCCGGAG atgttaaaaacatttttatgctTGCGAATCAAGGAAGTAGAAGTGAAAAAAGATACAGAGGACAttaacaagccaaagaaattcaTGACTttcaaggaaaagagaaaaactcTATCAAGAATGCAAAGAAAg TGgaagaaagcagaggagaaactggagcgGGAACTTCGGGAGGCTGAAGCTTCGGAGAGCACGGAGAGAAAGCTGAAGTTG CACACAGAAACTCTGAATATTGTGTTTGTGACCTACTTCAGAATATTGAAGAAGGCCCAGAGGTCACCTCTTCTGCCAGCGGTTCTAGAAGGTCTTGCCAA GTTTGCACATCTTATAAATGTGGAGTTTTTTGATGATTTGTTAGTGGTTCTTCATACCCTCATTGAGTCTGGT gacctAAGTTATCAAGAAAGTCTTCATTGTGTTCAAACtgcttttcatattctttctggACAAG GTGATGTTCTAAATATTGACCCGATGAAATTCTATACACATCTCTACAAAACACTGTTTAAATTGCACGCAG GTGCTACCAACGATGGTATTGAGATTGTACTCCACTGCCTTGATGTCATGCTAAGCAAGCGCAGAAAGCAGGTTTCTCATCAGCGAGCTCTTGCCTTCATCAAGCGCCTTTGTACGCTTGCTCTGCAGGTTCTTCCAAATGCAAGCATTGGCCTTTTAGCAACTACCAGAATATTGATGCAT ACTTTTCCCAGAACAGATCTGTTGCTTGATAATGAGTCTCAGGGCagtggagttttcctgcctgagcTGGAGGAGCCAGAGTACTGCAATGCCCAGAACACGGCGCTGTGGGAGCTGCACACACTGCGG agACATTACCATCCTGTAGTGAAAAGATTTGCAACTCACCTACTTGCTGGGGCACCATCTGAAGGTTCTGAGGCCCTCAAGCCTGAGCTGAGCCGAAG atcTGCAGTTGAACTTTTTGAGACTTATAGTATGGCAGCAATGACATTCAACCCTCCTGTTGAATCTTCAAACTCCAAAAAGAAG GATAAATTTTTACAAGGGGACTCATTTTTGAATGAAGATTTAAATCAACTAATCAAAAGATACTGCAGTGAAGTTGCTACTGAGATACCACTGGATTTCACAAAATGTTTGAAAACATCTTTACAGTAG